A single genomic interval of Bacillus sp. es.036 harbors:
- a CDS encoding PhoH family protein encodes MDKVYVLDTNVLLQDPNAIYSFNTNEIVIPAVVLEEVDSKKRYMDEIGRNARQVSRMIDGFRERGKLHESIPLENGGTLRIELNHRSFQYLQDKFVEKTNDNRILAVALNLFLEEGKLKSGRTVILVSKDALVRVKADAMGIQAEDFLTDRVVEFNQIYTGYEERYVDSELLNQFFEKQFIEAKKLKGRPLYPNQYVILKDPVQASSSGIGKVDKNGNKIEKTAMETEYMWGIGPRNVQQRMALDLLVRSDIPLVTLVGKAGTGKTLLAMAAGLMQTEDLNRYKKLFIARPIVPVGKDIGFLPGEKEEKLRPWMQPIYDNLEYLFNVKKTGELEKILSGIGSIQVEALTYIRGRSLPDQYIIIDEAQNLTKHEVKTILTRVGEGSKIVLLGDPQQIDHPYLDEYTNGLTYVVEKFKDQPLSGHVKLEKGERSLLARIAADLL; translated from the coding sequence TTGGATAAGGTTTACGTCCTAGATACGAACGTGTTACTCCAGGATCCAAATGCGATTTATTCGTTTAATACGAATGAAATTGTCATTCCCGCTGTTGTGTTAGAAGAAGTGGATTCAAAGAAAAGATATATGGATGAAATTGGGAGGAACGCAAGGCAAGTATCACGCATGATTGATGGCTTTCGAGAAAGAGGAAAGCTCCATGAGTCGATTCCTTTAGAAAATGGAGGAACGCTTCGAATCGAACTCAACCATCGATCATTTCAATACTTACAAGATAAATTTGTGGAGAAAACAAACGATAATCGAATTCTAGCCGTTGCGTTAAATTTATTTCTAGAAGAAGGAAAGTTAAAATCAGGACGTACCGTTATTCTTGTGAGTAAGGACGCGTTGGTTCGTGTCAAAGCTGATGCAATGGGAATACAGGCAGAGGATTTTTTAACTGATAGAGTCGTGGAATTTAACCAAATTTACACAGGGTATGAGGAGAGATATGTCGATTCAGAACTGCTGAATCAATTTTTTGAGAAGCAATTTATTGAGGCTAAGAAACTAAAGGGAAGGCCGCTCTATCCTAATCAATATGTGATTTTAAAAGACCCTGTACAGGCCTCTTCATCGGGTATTGGTAAAGTCGACAAAAATGGGAACAAAATTGAAAAAACGGCGATGGAAACGGAGTATATGTGGGGGATTGGTCCACGAAACGTTCAGCAAAGAATGGCATTGGACCTGCTTGTTCGGAGTGACATTCCTCTCGTTACGCTAGTAGGGAAGGCAGGAACAGGGAAAACGTTGCTTGCGATGGCAGCTGGTTTAATGCAAACAGAAGATTTAAATCGATACAAAAAGCTGTTTATTGCAAGACCGATTGTACCAGTTGGAAAAGATATTGGGTTTTTACCTGGTGAGAAAGAAGAAAAGCTGCGCCCCTGGATGCAGCCAATCTATGATAATTTGGAGTACTTATTCAATGTGAAGAAAACGGGTGAGCTTGAAAAGATTCTCTCGGGAATCGGTTCCATTCAAGTAGAAGCACTGACGTATATTCGTGGTAGGAGCTTACCTGATCAGTATATTATCATCGATGAAGCACAGAATTTAACGAAGCACGAAGTAAAAACCATTTTAACGAGGGTGGGCGAAGGGAGTAAAATTGTGCTTCTCGGTGATCCGCAACAAATTGATCATCCCTATCTAGATGAATATACAAATGGACTGACGTATGTTGTAGAAAAATTTAAAGATCAGCCGCTTAGCGGACATGTTAAGCTCGAGAAAGGTGAACGTTCTCTGCTTGCCCGAATTGCAGCTGATCTTCTTTAA
- the glsA gene encoding glutaminase A, producing MRCRTEEELVELVRRSKPYTKDGKVADYIPALAKAEPDKLAIAIYSKEDGCLSAGDVGETFTLQSISKVLTLALAIMDAGEEHVFSRVGMEPTGDPFNSIAKLETMVPSKPLNPMINAGALVVTNMIHGNSVEEKVGRILQLIHDMTNNSSIGINMEVADSEYKSANLNRALSYFMKQHGIIDNDVEMLLEAYTKQCAIEVNCKDLARIGMVLANEGRDPETERRIIPRYIARIVKTFMVTCGMYNASGEFAINVAIPAKSGVSGGILSLVPNEMGIGVYSPPLDAKGNSIAGNKLLENLSSQYGLSIF from the coding sequence ATGAGATGTCGTACAGAAGAAGAACTAGTAGAACTAGTTAGACGAAGTAAACCTTATACAAAGGATGGGAAAGTAGCGGACTATATCCCAGCTCTTGCAAAAGCAGAGCCCGATAAACTTGCCATTGCCATTTATTCTAAGGAAGATGGTTGCTTATCTGCCGGTGATGTTGGGGAGACGTTTACGTTACAAAGTATCTCTAAAGTTCTTACGTTAGCTCTTGCCATCATGGATGCAGGAGAAGAGCACGTTTTCTCAAGAGTAGGGATGGAACCGACAGGAGATCCGTTTAATTCAATTGCGAAGCTTGAGACAATGGTGCCCTCAAAACCTCTTAACCCAATGATAAATGCCGGAGCTTTGGTTGTAACAAATATGATTCATGGTAATTCAGTGGAAGAAAAAGTTGGACGGATTTTACAGCTCATACATGACATGACGAATAACTCGAGTATCGGAATAAATATGGAAGTAGCTGATTCAGAATATAAGTCGGCCAATCTTAATCGAGCATTAAGTTACTTTATGAAACAACATGGCATCATAGACAATGACGTTGAAATGCTTCTTGAAGCCTACACAAAACAGTGTGCCATTGAAGTGAATTGTAAGGACCTTGCTAGGATCGGGATGGTTCTTGCAAATGAAGGTAGGGATCCTGAAACAGAACGAAGAATTATCCCTAGATACATTGCGAGAATTGTAAAAACATTTATGGTAACGTGTGGGATGTACAACGCTTCAGGCGAATTTGCTATTAATGTAGCGATACCTGCGAAGAGTGGTGTCTCGGGTGGGATTTTAAGCCTTGTACCAAATGAAATGGGAATTGGAGTCTACAGTCCGCCACTTGATGCGAAAGGAAATAGTATTGCAGGTAATAAGCTCCTTGAAAATTTATCTTCACAGTATGGGCTCAGTATTTTTTAA
- a CDS encoding YhcN/YlaJ family sporulation lipoprotein yields the protein MYKIQWIIALFLLAACQANDEPVAEEKEQTERVQYVKQSVRTPENQDMSATEIAEHLVTVAKQVPDVNDATAVVTGKYAVVGIDVNQKLDRTRVSSIKYTVAEALLKDPYGANAVVTADADTTYRLKQMATEIKRGHPVGGIMEELADIVGRLMPEVPSKSNKSEPEPVRSNDKQLPKSKENELKQQQKEQDLDR from the coding sequence ATGTATAAAATTCAATGGATTATTGCTCTCTTTCTTCTTGCAGCCTGTCAGGCAAATGATGAACCTGTTGCAGAAGAAAAGGAGCAGACCGAGCGCGTCCAATACGTAAAGCAGTCGGTGCGCACACCTGAGAATCAAGATATGTCAGCGACAGAGATCGCAGAACATCTCGTCACTGTTGCCAAACAAGTTCCTGATGTCAATGACGCAACCGCAGTTGTTACTGGAAAATATGCAGTAGTAGGAATTGATGTGAATCAAAAACTCGATCGTACACGTGTAAGTTCCATTAAGTATACTGTTGCAGAAGCACTCCTAAAAGATCCTTATGGAGCAAATGCTGTCGTTACTGCAGATGCAGATACAACTTATCGATTAAAACAAATGGCAACTGAAATCAAACGAGGGCATCCTGTAGGTGGCATAATGGAGGAACTAGCAGATATTGTTGGTAGGTTAATGCCTGAAGTTCCTAGCAAATCCAATAAATCCGAACCAGAGCCGGTTCGCTCGAACGATAAACAGCTACCTAAGTCAAAAGAAAACGAATTAAAACAACAGCAAAAAGAACAGGATCTAGACAGGTAA
- a CDS encoding YlaI family protein gives MRVKCVLCDKIEKIESGSPLAKKLRNRPIHTYMCDTCNDRIESRTKERKDTGNFKLFHQDETNDEW, from the coding sequence ATGCGTGTAAAATGTGTACTATGTGATAAAATTGAAAAAATTGAAAGCGGTAGTCCGCTAGCTAAAAAACTTCGCAACCGACCGATCCACACTTATATGTGTGACACCTGCAATGATCGAATTGAAAGTCGCACAAAAGAACGTAAAGATACAGGAAATTTCAAACTGTTTCATCAGGATGAAACAAATGATGAGTGGTAA
- a CDS encoding GNAT family N-acetyltransferase, with protein MEDKDWLEEEFGRMPIAEDIFTYIQAYEGMGCEFRLWFKDEAPVAITAVLDQAPSNQKFWLGTIVVDPVQRKKGVGHEVIQCIVGERREVVFAGIPLEQNEWSLFLGKCGFEQYAIEGEGKKHLIFVHPNEH; from the coding sequence ATGGAAGATAAAGATTGGCTTGAAGAAGAATTTGGGCGGATGCCAATCGCAGAAGATATATTTACCTATATACAAGCTTATGAAGGAATGGGATGTGAATTTAGGCTTTGGTTTAAAGATGAAGCCCCTGTAGCCATTACAGCCGTTCTTGATCAGGCTCCATCAAATCAAAAGTTTTGGTTAGGTACGATCGTTGTCGATCCTGTTCAGCGAAAAAAGGGAGTCGGTCATGAAGTTATTCAGTGTATAGTAGGTGAAAGAAGAGAGGTTGTTTTTGCTGGCATTCCCTTAGAGCAGAATGAGTGGAGTTTGTTTTTAGGGAAATGTGGGTTTGAACAATACGCTATTGAAGGTGAAGGAAAAAAGCATTTAATTTTTGTACATCCTAACGAGCATTAA
- a CDS encoding DUF5325 family protein, whose amino-acid sequence MNKHQFLLLLMAILAVASMCAIGISIAEQSWIGGLLSFIGVGFFMGMGFRIKRKAEQ is encoded by the coding sequence ATGAACAAGCATCAATTCCTTTTACTCTTAATGGCCATTCTGGCGGTTGCAAGCATGTGTGCAATCGGTATTTCTATAGCTGAACAAAGCTGGATCGGCGGACTTCTTTCATTTATTGGAGTAGGTTTCTTTATGGGAATGGGTTTTCGAATTAAACGTAAAGCTGAACAATAA
- a CDS encoding pyridoxamine 5'-phosphate oxidase family protein, which yields MPNKVDVTLSNDLLTLLKREQYVLLSTIDHETAGPNVSAISWLYAVDQQSIVFAVDQKSRIVSNIKANDQISITLIGNESTYAITGRALLMEERMENVPLKLTKFKLDIKEVRDIMFYGAKMSVEPAYEKIYDPEAAAKLDRSVMAQLKKETNR from the coding sequence ATGCCTAATAAAGTAGACGTTACTCTTTCAAATGACCTTTTAACACTGCTTAAAAGAGAGCAGTATGTTCTTCTTTCGACAATTGATCATGAAACAGCCGGGCCAAATGTAAGTGCCATTTCATGGCTTTATGCAGTTGATCAGCAGTCAATTGTATTTGCTGTTGATCAAAAGTCGCGAATCGTCTCTAATATCAAGGCGAATGATCAGATCTCAATCACGCTAATTGGAAATGAAAGTACTTATGCCATTACGGGAAGAGCTCTTTTAATGGAAGAGAGGATGGAAAACGTTCCGCTGAAGCTTACGAAGTTTAAGCTTGATATTAAGGAAGTACGTGATATTATGTTTTATGGAGCAAAAATGTCGGTAGAGCCTGCATATGAAAAAATTTACGATCCAGAAGCAGCGGCTAAGTTAGACCGCTCCGTGATGGCACAGCTCAAAAAAGAAACGAACCGCTAA
- a CDS encoding inositol monophosphatase family protein produces the protein MTQQTNWNRVYDDTIKWIKEAGEEIMSSFTTSFNIESKSNPNDLVTDIDKQTEKFFIQKIKDTYPNHRIMGEEGFGDKIDDLDGVIWFLDPIDGTMNFVHQQTNFAISIGIYEDGVGKLAFIYDVTKDELYHCKKGSGLYLNDKQVKPLQSTNLSESLLAINATWVTENHRIDPRTFSPLLKKIRGTRSYGSAAIEMAFVAAGRLDGYVSLRLAPWDFAAGKMLIEEAGGICTTVDNKEIDLLDKNTIFVGTPLFHSQVQKEYIQPALDQNFYLRTPSTK, from the coding sequence ATGACACAGCAGACGAATTGGAATCGCGTATATGATGATACCATTAAATGGATTAAAGAAGCGGGAGAAGAAATCATGTCTTCCTTCACAACATCTTTTAACATTGAGTCAAAAAGCAATCCGAACGATCTCGTTACGGACATTGATAAGCAAACTGAGAAATTTTTTATTCAGAAAATAAAAGATACATATCCAAATCATCGCATTATGGGAGAAGAAGGATTTGGAGATAAAATAGATGATTTAGATGGGGTTATTTGGTTTCTTGATCCGATTGATGGAACGATGAATTTTGTTCATCAACAAACCAATTTCGCTATATCGATCGGGATATACGAAGATGGAGTAGGGAAACTTGCTTTTATTTATGATGTAACAAAAGACGAGCTGTATCATTGTAAAAAGGGCTCAGGTCTATACCTTAATGATAAACAAGTAAAACCATTGCAGTCGACGAATCTTTCAGAATCCCTATTAGCTATCAATGCAACGTGGGTCACGGAGAATCATCGTATCGATCCGCGCACATTCTCACCTCTTCTTAAAAAAATAAGAGGCACCCGGTCTTATGGTAGTGCTGCAATTGAGATGGCTTTCGTAGCAGCGGGGCGTCTTGATGGGTATGTCTCCTTACGGCTCGCCCCTTGGGATTTTGCGGCTGGTAAAATGTTAATTGAGGAAGCGGGAGGCATTTGTACTACAGTGGATAATAAGGAAATTGATTTGTTAGATAAAAACACCATCTTTGTCGGTACTCCACTGTTTCATTCACAGGTTCAAAAAGAGTACATCCAACCAGCGCTTGATCAAAACTTCTATTTAAGAACTCCTTCAACAAAATGA
- a CDS encoding YlaH-like family protein: MNTEPTIQSEDLSFFAKLVGIEDNMTMGFYLLYAIIVILCIVVYRLGFAKKLPILKNIIVYAVLVIGCFPLTFFGIGLPVAEGLVASAVVLIIYKMRLNQSKKKEA, translated from the coding sequence ATGAATACAGAACCTACTATACAATCTGAAGATTTATCTTTTTTCGCTAAGTTAGTTGGCATTGAAGACAATATGACAATGGGATTTTATTTGCTATATGCGATTATTGTTATCCTATGTATTGTTGTTTATCGTCTTGGCTTTGCCAAAAAACTACCGATCCTTAAAAACATCATCGTATACGCTGTTCTTGTAATAGGGTGTTTTCCGCTAACCTTTTTTGGAATAGGATTGCCTGTTGCTGAAGGATTAGTGGCTTCTGCTGTCGTATTAATTATTTATAAGATGCGACTCAACCAGTCGAAGAAAAAAGAAGCCTAG
- a CDS encoding site-2 protease family protein: MNDLLMVLLIIAPISLLFHEAGHTLAANIFTSSSVNLHLGIGPRVLTWKHSRGEVAVNAFYFAGGMTISSQPEKAYAKVAIAIAGPLVNLMIAALTLLYPFHPSITTWFLFFNLWLGITNLIPFKLLGKESDGWTIVKAIIKKT, translated from the coding sequence ATGAATGATTTGCTCATGGTGCTCCTGATCATTGCTCCAATCAGTTTGTTATTTCATGAAGCAGGTCATACGCTGGCAGCAAACATTTTTACATCCTCCAGTGTAAACCTTCATCTTGGGATCGGACCAAGAGTATTGACATGGAAGCATTCTAGAGGAGAAGTAGCCGTTAACGCCTTCTATTTTGCAGGAGGAATGACCATCAGCTCACAACCTGAAAAAGCCTATGCAAAAGTAGCAATCGCCATAGCTGGTCCACTCGTTAACCTCATGATCGCTGCACTAACACTTCTTTATCCGTTCCATCCATCTATCACCACCTGGTTTTTATTCTTTAACCTCTGGTTAGGCATAACCAACCTGATCCCTTTCAAACTGCTAGGAAAAGAATCAGACGGATGGACCATAGTAAAAGCGATTATCAAAAAAACTTAA
- a CDS encoding UPF0223 family protein, translating to MEVQYPISIDWSKDEVIKVVNFFELIEKAYGQGVHKGELISSYHEFKDVVPSKSEEKQIFKQFDKETGFSTYHVVKEAKQTERDRVKMTT from the coding sequence ATGGAAGTCCAATATCCTATTTCCATTGATTGGAGCAAAGACGAAGTAATTAAAGTAGTTAATTTTTTTGAATTGATTGAGAAAGCCTATGGTCAGGGTGTTCATAAGGGTGAATTAATTAGTAGCTATCATGAATTTAAAGATGTTGTTCCTTCTAAATCGGAGGAAAAACAAATCTTTAAACAGTTTGATAAAGAGACGGGCTTTTCAACTTATCACGTTGTCAAAGAAGCGAAGCAAACAGAACGTGATCGAGTAAAAATGACAACATAA
- a CDS encoding YktB family protein has translation MSFNGFTQHDFNAFQIEGLDARMEAIQERIQPKFQAISDDVKSDLEMLAGNEMHLHIARHARRTKNPPVDTWMAFSHNKRGYKMHPHFQIGLFDDHVFVWLAYIYELPGKPQMATLLLDHMDKLKEDVPASYWISTDHTKKKASQPLKDVELDKVLTRFRDVKKGEFLIGRHFTSDDPLLQDGEQFIQEVKKTFETLMPFYHLSLQPTT, from the coding sequence ATGTCATTTAACGGATTTACTCAACACGATTTTAACGCCTTCCAAATCGAAGGACTTGATGCAAGAATGGAAGCCATTCAAGAACGAATACAGCCAAAGTTTCAGGCGATCAGCGACGACGTGAAAAGTGATCTAGAAATGCTTGCTGGTAATGAAATGCACCTTCACATTGCACGTCATGCACGAAGAACAAAGAACCCACCAGTTGATACATGGATGGCATTTTCTCACAATAAACGCGGATACAAAATGCACCCTCACTTTCAAATTGGCCTATTTGATGATCATGTTTTTGTATGGCTCGCTTACATTTATGAGCTGCCAGGAAAGCCACAAATGGCTACGTTACTTTTAGATCATATGGATAAGCTTAAAGAAGACGTTCCGGCATCTTATTGGATTTCGACTGATCATACAAAGAAAAAAGCAAGTCAACCTCTTAAAGATGTTGAACTTGATAAGGTTCTAACCCGCTTCCGCGATGTAAAAAAAGGGGAATTTCTCATTGGACGTCATTTTACGAGCGATGATCCACTTTTGCAAGACGGGGAACAATTTATTCAAGAGGTTAAAAAAACGTTTGAAACGCTCATGCCGTTTTATCACCTTTCACTTCAACCGACAACATAA
- the typA gene encoding translational GTPase TypA has protein sequence MAIREDIRNIAIIAHVDHGKTTLVDQMLHQSGTFRDNEQVSERAMDSNDLERERGITILAKNTAINYEDKRINIMDTPGHADFGGEVERIMKMVDGVLLVVDAYEGCMPQTRFVLKKALEQKLTPIVVLNKIDRPAARPEEVVDEVVDLFIDLGADEDQLDFPVVYASAINGTASLDPEVQDDNMKVLMNTIIDNIPAPIDNSDEPLQFQITLLDYNDYLGRIGIGRVFRGTMKVGQQVALMKVDGTVKQFRVTKLFGFIGLKRTEIEEAKAGDLVAVSGMEEINVGETVCPYDHQEALPILRIDEPTLQMTFLVNNSPFAGKEGKYITSRKIEERLRAQLETDVSLRVENTDSPDAWVVSGRGELHLSILIENMRREGFELQVSKPEVIVREVDGVASEPVERVQIDVPEDYTGSVMESLGERKGEMVNMVNNGSGQVRLEFMVPARGLIGYSTEFLTQTRGYGIINHTFETYMPLISGRVGGRRAGVLVSMEKGKASEYGIMGVEDRGTIFVAPGTEVYEGMIVGEHTRENDITVNIVKVKQMTNMRSANKDQTVSMKKPRVLTLEEALEYLNDDEYCEVTPDSIRLRKKILDKNEREKNAKKKKTAQ, from the coding sequence ATGGCAATAAGAGAAGATATTCGTAACATCGCAATCATTGCCCACGTTGACCACGGTAAAACGACGCTGGTAGACCAAATGCTTCATCAATCAGGTACGTTTCGTGACAACGAGCAAGTAAGCGAACGTGCGATGGATTCGAATGACCTTGAAAGAGAACGCGGGATCACAATCCTTGCTAAAAATACGGCAATTAACTATGAAGACAAACGAATCAACATTATGGATACACCTGGTCACGCTGACTTTGGTGGTGAAGTTGAACGTATCATGAAAATGGTTGACGGTGTTCTTCTAGTTGTTGACGCTTATGAAGGCTGTATGCCACAGACACGTTTCGTGCTGAAGAAAGCTCTTGAGCAGAAGCTTACACCAATTGTAGTTCTTAACAAAATTGACCGTCCTGCAGCACGTCCTGAAGAAGTTGTGGATGAAGTTGTTGATTTATTTATTGATCTTGGCGCGGACGAAGATCAGCTTGACTTCCCTGTTGTCTATGCCTCTGCAATTAACGGAACAGCTAGCCTTGATCCTGAAGTTCAAGATGACAATATGAAAGTTCTTATGAACACAATTATTGATAACATCCCAGCACCAATTGACAATAGTGATGAGCCACTTCAATTCCAGATCACGCTTCTTGACTACAACGATTACCTAGGAAGAATTGGTATCGGACGTGTGTTCAGAGGAACAATGAAAGTCGGCCAGCAAGTTGCATTGATGAAGGTTGATGGAACAGTTAAACAGTTTAGAGTAACAAAGCTCTTTGGTTTCATTGGCTTGAAACGTACAGAGATTGAAGAAGCAAAAGCTGGAGACCTCGTTGCAGTATCTGGTATGGAAGAAATCAACGTTGGAGAAACAGTTTGCCCATACGATCATCAGGAAGCACTGCCTATCCTACGTATTGATGAGCCAACGCTTCAAATGACGTTCCTTGTAAACAACAGTCCTTTTGCTGGTAAAGAAGGTAAGTACATTACAAGTCGTAAAATTGAAGAACGTCTTAGAGCACAGCTTGAAACAGACGTAAGTCTTCGCGTTGAGAACACAGATTCTCCAGATGCATGGGTTGTATCAGGACGTGGTGAGCTTCACCTTTCAATCCTGATTGAGAATATGCGTCGTGAAGGATTTGAGCTTCAAGTTTCAAAACCTGAAGTTATCGTACGTGAAGTAGACGGTGTTGCAAGTGAGCCTGTTGAACGTGTTCAAATTGACGTGCCTGAAGACTACACTGGTTCTGTAATGGAATCACTTGGTGAGCGTAAAGGTGAAATGGTCAACATGGTGAACAACGGTTCAGGTCAAGTTCGTCTTGAATTTATGGTGCCTGCACGTGGTTTGATTGGTTACTCAACTGAGTTCCTTACACAAACACGCGGTTATGGTATTATCAACCACACATTTGAAACGTATATGCCTCTTATTAGCGGTCGTGTAGGTGGACGCCGTGCTGGTGTACTTGTTTCCATGGAAAAAGGAAAAGCATCAGAATATGGTATTATGGGTGTTGAAGACCGCGGTACAATTTTCGTAGCTCCAGGTACTGAAGTTTACGAGGGAATGATCGTTGGGGAACACACTCGTGAGAATGACATCACGGTTAACATCGTTAAAGTGAAGCAGATGACAAACATGCGTTCCGCCAACAAAGACCAAACAGTTTCTATGAAGAAGCCTCGCGTTCTAACGCTTGAAGAAGCACTTGAGTATTTGAACGATGATGAGTATTGCGAAGTAACACCTGATTCGATTCGTCTTCGTAAGAAAATCCTTGATAAGAACGAACGTGAAAAGAACGCTAAAAAGAAAAAAACAGCCCAATAA
- a CDS encoding NAD(P)H-dependent flavin oxidoreductase: MKWKTRLTELLGIKKPIVQGGLAYLAYHELASAVSNAGGLGQLTAMSMDSETQLKKEIYLTRSLTDQPFGVNFAIGQHGRPFEHMLETAIQEGVEIISVTGGNPKPVFDMVRGTNVKVLVLTAGKRQAIKAEELGATAVMVVGQEGGGHLGKEDTGTMVLVPQVVDAVSIPVIASGGIGDGRGLMASLALGAEGIEMGTRFIATKECTHAHDAYKQRLLQGSETDTLIIKRSLGAPARVIRNVFAERITEIEASNGGYDLLKEYISGEANRKFIYEGKDEEGFAWAGQVMGAIHDVPSVHELFVRIDQEAKEIRMKWQL; encoded by the coding sequence ATGAAATGGAAGACGCGACTTACGGAGTTATTAGGTATAAAGAAACCAATTGTTCAGGGAGGACTTGCCTACCTTGCCTATCACGAGTTAGCTTCTGCGGTTAGCAACGCAGGTGGGCTAGGTCAGCTCACAGCAATGTCTATGGACTCAGAAACACAGCTGAAAAAGGAAATATACCTTACAAGAAGTCTTACCGATCAACCATTCGGAGTCAATTTTGCAATTGGCCAGCACGGGAGGCCATTTGAACACATGCTTGAAACTGCTATCCAAGAAGGAGTAGAAATCATTTCGGTTACAGGTGGTAATCCTAAGCCTGTTTTTGATATGGTGAGAGGGACAAACGTGAAAGTCCTTGTTTTAACAGCTGGGAAGCGACAGGCCATTAAGGCAGAAGAGCTAGGTGCAACAGCCGTCATGGTTGTAGGTCAAGAAGGTGGTGGACATCTCGGAAAGGAAGATACTGGGACAATGGTTCTCGTTCCTCAAGTAGTTGATGCAGTTTCAATTCCCGTTATTGCATCAGGCGGTATAGGAGATGGGCGGGGATTAATGGCCTCTCTCGCACTTGGCGCTGAAGGAATTGAAATGGGAACAAGATTTATTGCTACGAAAGAGTGTACACACGCTCATGATGCTTACAAACAACGTTTGTTACAGGGATCCGAGACGGATACATTGATTATTAAACGAAGCCTTGGTGCGCCTGCAAGAGTAATCCGAAATGTATTTGCTGAACGAATTACTGAAATTGAAGCAAGTAATGGTGGATATGACCTGCTGAAAGAATACATAAGCGGTGAAGCGAACAGGAAGTTTATATATGAAGGAAAAGATGAAGAAGGTTTTGCGTGGGCAGGACAGGTGATGGGTGCGATTCATGATGTTCCTTCCGTACACGAGTTATTTGTACGGATTGATCAAGAAGCAAAAGAGATTCGAATGAAATGGCAACTTTAG
- a CDS encoding YlaN family protein, with protein MATGHREKAYELLKADAHKILKLIEVQMENLTMPQCPLYEEVLDTQMFGLSREIDFAVRLGLVNEEDGKELLESLERQLSALHEASMRK; from the coding sequence ATGGCAACAGGACATCGTGAAAAAGCATACGAGCTGTTAAAAGCCGATGCTCATAAGATCCTAAAACTTATCGAAGTTCAAATGGAGAATTTAACGATGCCTCAGTGTCCTCTGTATGAAGAGGTTCTTGATACGCAAATGTTTGGTTTATCTCGCGAAATTGACTTCGCGGTTCGTCTTGGATTAGTTAATGAAGAGGATGGCAAGGAATTGCTTGAATCACTCGAGCGCCAGCTTTCAGCTCTTCACGAAGCTAGTATGAGGAAATAA